One window of Neptuniibacter halophilus genomic DNA carries:
- the pnp gene encoding polyribonucleotide nucleotidyltransferase, which produces MFQVTTKTFQFGGQEVTIETGRVARQATGSVLVKMGGNEVLCTVVGAKEAKEGQGFFPLSVHYQEKYYAVGRIPGGFFKREARPSEKETLTSRLIDRPIRPLFPKGYMNEVQVVCTVVSADKKNDPDIAAMLGTSAALAISGIPFQGPIGAARVGFTEDAGYLLNPSYEQLATSELDMVVAGTTDAVLMVESEAQELSEDEMLGAVLFAHQEMQVAINAINELKAEAGKPEWEWTAPAKDEDLIAKVRAEVGEGIAAAYQVADKMQRQNALSELRAKAVEALAGDEEGQPSAGDISGIVSSLEKEIVRGRIVNGEPRIDGRDNKTVRGIDVQIDVLQGTHGSALFTRGETQAIATCTLGTARDQQIIDALEGERKDPFMLHYNFPPYSVGECGRMMGAGRREIGHGRLARRGVSAVLPTQEEFPYTIRIVSEITESNGSSSMASVCGASLSMMDAGVPLKAPVAGIAMGLVKEGDKFAVLTDILGDEDHLGDMDFKVAGTERGVTALQMDIKITGITEEIMDIALEQAYEARTHILKEMAKVIGYARPELPENAPALTQLKINPEKIRDVIGKGGATIRALTEETGAAIDIEDDGTVRVYADNKAAAKAATDKIMEITAEAEIGQVYEGKVVRIEDFGAFVNILPGKDGLVHISQIDNKRVEKVTDYIQMDQMVKVKVLDVDQRGRIKLSMKDLEADDAVS; this is translated from the coding sequence GTGTTCCAAGTAACAACAAAAACATTCCAGTTTGGTGGTCAGGAAGTGACTATCGAGACTGGCCGCGTTGCGCGCCAGGCTACAGGTTCCGTTCTGGTCAAAATGGGTGGCAACGAAGTACTGTGTACCGTTGTCGGTGCGAAGGAAGCAAAAGAAGGTCAGGGTTTCTTCCCGCTGTCTGTCCACTACCAGGAAAAATACTACGCAGTTGGCCGTATCCCGGGTGGCTTCTTCAAGCGTGAAGCTCGTCCTTCCGAGAAAGAGACGCTGACTTCCCGTCTGATCGACCGTCCGATTCGTCCACTGTTCCCGAAAGGTTACATGAACGAAGTACAGGTGGTTTGTACTGTCGTATCTGCTGACAAGAAGAACGATCCGGATATCGCTGCGATGCTCGGTACTTCTGCTGCTCTGGCTATCTCCGGTATCCCTTTCCAGGGTCCGATCGGTGCTGCACGTGTTGGCTTCACTGAAGATGCAGGCTACCTGCTGAACCCGTCTTACGAGCAACTGGCTACGTCTGAGCTGGACATGGTGGTTGCCGGTACTACGGATGCAGTACTGATGGTTGAATCCGAAGCACAGGAACTGTCTGAAGACGAAATGCTGGGTGCGGTACTGTTTGCACACCAGGAGATGCAGGTTGCGATCAACGCGATCAACGAACTGAAAGCTGAAGCTGGCAAGCCTGAGTGGGAATGGACTGCTCCTGCGAAGGATGAAGATCTGATTGCCAAAGTACGTGCTGAAGTAGGCGAAGGTATTGCAGCGGCGTATCAGGTTGCTGACAAAATGCAGCGCCAGAATGCCCTGTCTGAGCTGCGCGCGAAAGCAGTTGAAGCACTGGCGGGTGATGAAGAAGGTCAGCCTTCTGCAGGCGATATCTCTGGTATCGTAAGCTCTCTGGAGAAAGAGATCGTACGTGGCCGTATCGTTAACGGCGAACCACGTATTGATGGTCGTGACAACAAGACTGTTCGTGGGATCGATGTTCAGATCGACGTACTGCAGGGTACACACGGTTCTGCACTGTTCACCCGTGGTGAAACTCAGGCCATCGCGACTTGTACTCTGGGTACTGCACGTGATCAGCAGATCATTGACGCGCTGGAAGGCGAGCGTAAAGATCCGTTCATGCTGCACTACAACTTCCCTCCATACTCTGTAGGTGAGTGTGGTCGTATGATGGGTGCTGGTCGTCGTGAGATCGGTCACGGCCGTCTGGCACGTCGCGGTGTTTCTGCGGTTCTGCCAACTCAGGAAGAGTTCCCGTACACCATCCGTATCGTATCTGAGATTACTGAATCCAACGGTTCCAGCTCCATGGCGTCTGTCTGTGGTGCATCTCTGTCCATGATGGATGCAGGTGTTCCTCTGAAAGCTCCGGTTGCCGGTATCGCAATGGGTCTGGTTAAAGAAGGTGACAAGTTTGCCGTTCTGACCGATATCCTGGGTGACGAAGATCATCTGGGTGATATGGACTTTAAAGTAGCGGGTACTGAGCGTGGTGTGACTGCACTGCAGATGGATATCAAGATCACCGGTATCACCGAAGAGATCATGGATATCGCGCTGGAGCAGGCATACGAAGCCCGTACTCACATCCTCAAAGAGATGGCGAAAGTTATCGGCTACGCGCGTCCTGAACTGCCAGAAAACGCTCCGGCTCTGACTCAGCTTAAGATCAACCCTGAGAAGATCCGTGACGTTATCGGTAAAGGCGGCGCGACTATCCGTGCGCTGACTGAAGAGACCGGTGCAGCCATCGATATCGAAGATGACGGTACTGTTCGCGTATACGCGGACAACAAAGCTGCAGCTAAAGCCGCTACCGACAAGATCATGGAGATCACTGCTGAAGCTGAGATCGGCCAGGTTTACGAAGGTAAGGTTGTACGTATCGAAGACTTCGGTGCGTTTGTGAACATCCTGCCGGGTAAAGACGGTCTGGTTCACATCTCACAGATCGACAACAAGCGTGTTGAGAAAGTGACTGACTACATCCAGATGGATCAGATGGTTAAGGTTAAAGTGCTGGACGTTGACCAGCGTGGCCGTATCAAACTGTCTATGAAAGATCTGGAAGCAGATGATGCCGTTAGCTAA
- the nusA gene encoding transcription termination factor NusA — protein MNKEILLVAEAVSNEKDVPKEVIFEAIEVALATATKKRYEEEADIRVVIDRATGDYETFRRWLVVSNDAVPALGTELTMQEAEEIDSALQPGDMHEEQVESVKFGRIAAQTAKQVIVQKVREAERAKVVEQYRDRQGELISGSVKKVTRDNIIVDLGNNAEALLPRDQLIQREAFRMGDRVRAVLLEVRSEGRGPQLIMSRSCNEMLIELFRIEVPEISEEVIEIRAASRDPGSRAKIAVKTNDGRIDPVGACVGMRGSRVQAVSNELGGERVDIVLWDDNPAQLVINAMAPADVASIVMDEETHSMDVAVAEENLAMAIGRSGQNVRLASELTGWELNVMTEEEAQQKHQSEVGSVIDTFINHLDVDEDVAEVLVEEGFTTLEEVAYVPVDEMLEIDGFDEDIVEELRKRAKDALLNLAIASEEKLDNAEPAQDLLEMDGMDKHLAFQLAAQGVITMEDLAEQSIDDLLEIEGLTEERAAELIMTARAPWFAEE, from the coding sequence ATGAATAAAGAGATTCTGTTGGTTGCGGAAGCAGTTTCTAACGAGAAAGACGTTCCGAAAGAAGTTATTTTCGAAGCCATTGAAGTGGCGCTGGCTACAGCCACTAAGAAGCGTTATGAGGAAGAAGCCGATATTCGCGTGGTTATTGACCGCGCTACAGGCGATTACGAAACCTTCCGTCGTTGGCTGGTAGTGAGCAACGATGCGGTACCTGCACTGGGTACTGAGCTGACAATGCAGGAAGCTGAAGAGATCGACAGCGCACTGCAGCCAGGCGATATGCACGAAGAGCAGGTCGAGTCGGTTAAGTTTGGCCGTATTGCTGCACAGACTGCAAAGCAGGTTATCGTACAGAAAGTACGTGAAGCTGAGCGCGCAAAAGTGGTTGAGCAGTATCGCGATCGTCAGGGCGAGTTGATCTCGGGCAGTGTTAAAAAAGTGACACGCGATAACATTATTGTAGATCTGGGCAACAACGCCGAGGCGCTGCTGCCACGCGATCAGTTGATCCAGCGTGAAGCGTTCCGCATGGGTGACCGTGTACGTGCTGTTCTGCTTGAGGTTCGCTCAGAGGGTCGTGGTCCTCAGCTTATTATGAGCCGCTCCTGTAATGAGATGCTGATCGAACTGTTCCGCATCGAAGTACCGGAGATCTCTGAAGAGGTGATCGAAATTCGTGCGGCTTCCCGTGATCCGGGCTCTCGCGCCAAAATCGCGGTGAAAACTAACGATGGCCGTATCGATCCTGTGGGTGCCTGCGTAGGTATGCGTGGTTCCCGTGTTCAGGCGGTTTCTAACGAGCTGGGCGGTGAGCGTGTTGATATCGTGCTGTGGGATGACAATCCTGCGCAGTTGGTGATCAATGCCATGGCGCCGGCTGATGTGGCATCCATCGTGATGGATGAAGAGACCCACTCCATGGATGTGGCGGTTGCTGAAGAGAACCTGGCAATGGCGATTGGTCGCAGCGGACAGAACGTGCGTCTGGCCTCTGAGCTGACCGGCTGGGAACTGAACGTGATGACCGAAGAGGAAGCCCAGCAGAAGCATCAGTCTGAGGTGGGCTCTGTTATCGATACCTTTATCAATCACCTGGACGTTGATGAAGACGTTGCGGAAGTGCTGGTTGAAGAAGGTTTCACCACCCTTGAAGAGGTGGCTTATGTCCCGGTTGACGAGATGCTTGAGATTGACGGTTTCGATGAAGATATCGTTGAAGAGCTGCGTAAACGGGCGAAAGATGCGCTGTTGAACCTGGCGATTGCCAGCGAAGAGAAGCTGGACAATGCGGAACCGGCGCAGGATCTGCTGGAGATGGACGGTATGGACAAGCACCTCGCTTTCCAACTGGCCGCTCAGGGCGTGATCACAATGGAAGATCTGGCAGAACAGTCAATTGATGACCTGCTTGAGATCGAAGGCCTGACTGAAGAACGGGCCGCAGAGTTAATCATGACTGCTCGCGCACCATGGTTTGCTGAAGAGTAA
- the truB gene encoding tRNA pseudouridine(55) synthase TruB: MGRRRKSRGRAVDGVFLLNKPPGISSNSALQQVRRIYGAAKAGHTGALDPLATGMLPICLGEATKFSQHLLDSDKRYITTAKLGIRTDSSDADGEIVEQKPVPDNLSRAQIEALLIEHFSGQIEQVPSMFSALKHQGQPLYKLARKGIQVEVKPRQVTIHEIRLTDLREDELDLEVFCSKGTYIRSIVEDLGHLLGCGAHVSMLHRLDVGEFKSEQMMSLDELREKVPENAGESEQKGIQTELDKLLLPAWAAVADLPAASLDQKQSDLILHGQSVVQDSYPEGSMVRLFTAAETPRFLGVAEVVEQRFKPKRLVCTEDDQ; encoded by the coding sequence GTGGGGCGTCGTAGAAAATCCCGGGGCCGGGCGGTCGACGGTGTATTCCTGTTGAATAAACCGCCTGGTATCTCCTCCAATTCAGCTCTGCAGCAGGTTCGTCGTATCTATGGCGCGGCTAAGGCCGGTCATACGGGTGCGCTCGATCCATTGGCGACGGGGATGTTGCCCATTTGTCTGGGTGAGGCGACCAAGTTTTCCCAGCACCTGCTGGATTCAGATAAGCGCTACATCACCACGGCGAAGCTGGGCATTCGAACGGATTCCAGTGATGCGGATGGTGAAATAGTTGAGCAGAAGCCGGTACCGGATAATCTCAGTCGGGCACAGATTGAAGCGCTGTTAATTGAGCATTTCAGTGGCCAGATTGAGCAGGTGCCTTCGATGTTTTCCGCCCTGAAACATCAGGGACAGCCGCTGTATAAGCTGGCGCGTAAAGGCATTCAGGTTGAGGTCAAACCCCGGCAGGTTACGATTCATGAGATCAGGCTGACCGATCTGCGCGAGGATGAGCTGGATCTTGAGGTTTTCTGTTCTAAGGGAACCTATATCCGCTCCATTGTCGAGGATCTGGGTCATCTGCTGGGCTGCGGTGCGCATGTGAGTATGCTGCACCGGCTGGATGTCGGTGAGTTTAAATCAGAGCAGATGATGAGCCTGGATGAACTCCGGGAGAAAGTCCCGGAAAATGCCGGTGAATCCGAGCAAAAGGGCATACAAACCGAGCTGGATAAGCTATTATTGCCGGCCTGGGCCGCTGTGGCAGATTTGCCGGCAGCGAGCCTCGATCAGAAGCAGAGTGATCTGATTCTGCATGGTCAGTCTGTCGTTCAGGACAGCTACCCTGAAGGTTCAATGGTGCGGTTATTCACTGCGGCTGAAACACCGCGCTTTCTGGGCGTGGCTGAAGTCGTAGAACAGCGTTTCAAACCGAAACGTCTGGTCTGTACCGAAGACGATCAATAA
- the secG gene encoding preprotein translocase subunit SecG: METVVLIVHVLLAAAVIGLILLQQGKGAEAGASFGAGASQTVFGSSGSGNFLSRMTAIVAAGIFATSFILAVYAKNKADSVSDAGIPSAELIESQAAEAAAAQEAQLPALESSEPAAAPAESDIPKAD, translated from the coding sequence ATGGAAACAGTAGTTCTGATTGTACATGTGCTGTTAGCAGCGGCTGTTATCGGCCTGATTCTGCTTCAGCAGGGTAAAGGTGCTGAGGCTGGCGCTTCTTTCGGAGCGGGTGCTTCTCAGACCGTTTTTGGTAGTTCGGGTAGCGGTAACTTCCTGTCGCGTATGACTGCGATTGTGGCGGCCGGTATCTTTGCAACCAGTTTTATTCTGGCTGTTTATGCCAAGAATAAAGCTGACTCTGTCAGTGATGCAGGAATCCCTTCTGCCGAGTTGATTGAAAGCCAGGCTGCAGAAGCCGCGGCTGCTCAGGAAGCTCAGCTGCCTGCATTGGAATCTTCTGAACCAGCGGCTGCGCCTGCTGAATCAGATATTCCGAAAGCAGACTGA
- the rbfA gene encoding 30S ribosome-binding factor RbfA, with translation MARDYSRTERIADQLQRELAQLIQFEVKDPRLGMVTVSHVKVSKDLGFSDVYITVMPLNGKDEAEAIVDSLKVLNSAAGFLRGELARKIKLRIMPQLRFHFDETIERGRHLHHLIEAAIRQENQNPNNDTDEE, from the coding sequence ATGGCACGCGATTATAGTCGTACAGAACGGATTGCTGACCAGCTCCAGCGTGAGCTGGCTCAGTTGATCCAGTTTGAAGTAAAAGATCCTCGCCTTGGCATGGTGACTGTCAGCCATGTCAAAGTGAGCAAGGATCTGGGGTTCTCTGATGTCTACATCACCGTAATGCCGTTGAACGGCAAGGATGAGGCAGAAGCGATCGTCGATTCACTTAAGGTGCTGAACAGCGCTGCAGGTTTCCTGCGCGGTGAGCTGGCCCGAAAGATCAAACTTCGTATCATGCCGCAGTTGCGTTTCCACTTCGATGAAACCATCGAGCGTGGCCGACATCTGCACCATCTGATCGAGGCGGCTATCCGCCAGGAAAATCAGAATCCGAATAACGACACCGACGAGGAGTAA
- the rimP gene encoding ribosome maturation factor RimP, translating into MSAKMKLLQELIEPSVTALGFELWGIEFLSQGKHSTLRVYIDSENGINVDDCAKVSHQVSGIMDVEDPIAGNYTLEVSSPGMDRPLFTLEQFADYAGHQVQVKLRIAFEGRRKFKGVLNGVEGEDILVVVDNEEYMLPIDYIDRANIIPQF; encoded by the coding sequence GTGTCAGCGAAAATGAAACTTTTACAGGAGTTGATTGAACCCTCGGTTACCGCACTGGGGTTTGAGCTCTGGGGTATTGAGTTTCTCTCACAGGGAAAACACAGCACCCTGCGGGTGTATATCGATTCTGAGAACGGCATTAACGTAGACGACTGCGCTAAAGTCAGCCATCAGGTCAGCGGTATTATGGATGTAGAAGATCCGATTGCCGGAAACTACACCCTTGAGGTGTCCTCCCCGGGTATGGACCGTCCCCTTTTTACTCTGGAACAGTTCGCAGATTATGCCGGCCATCAGGTGCAGGTGAAATTGCGAATTGCGTTTGAGGGTCGCCGTAAGTTTAAAGGCGTACTCAATGGTGTTGAAGGCGAAGACATACTGGTCGTGGTCGACAATGAAGAATATATGCTGCCAATCGATTATATCGATCGGGCAAACATTATCCCTCAGTTCTAA
- the rpsO gene encoding 30S ribosomal protein S15, protein MALTVEKKAAIVAEFARGEGDTGSPEVQVALLSANIEGLQSHFKANKHDHHSRRGLIRMVNQRRKLLDYLKGKDADRYLDLIKRLGLRR, encoded by the coding sequence ATGGCTCTAACTGTTGAGAAAAAAGCGGCTATCGTTGCTGAGTTTGCACGTGGCGAAGGCGATACTGGTTCCCCGGAAGTTCAGGTAGCTCTGCTGTCTGCTAACATCGAAGGTCTGCAGTCTCACTTCAAAGCAAACAAGCACGACCATCACTCTCGTCGCGGTCTGATCCGCATGGTAAACCAGCGTCGTAAGCTGCTGGACTACCTGAAAGGTAAAGATGCTGATCGTTACCTGGATCTGATCAAGCGTCTGGGTCTGCGTCGCTAA
- the infB gene encoding translation initiation factor IF-2, with product MAEVTVKQLAEMVGVSVERLLEQMQEAGISGKNETAEVSEGERQTLLTHLKRSHGEENSDGEPKKITLKRKTTSTLKVAGASGKKKTVNVEVRKKRTYVKRSEMDGAEQTEAAALEAQKAEESRLEEERLQREAEEQAVKDAAEQAEREAAEAADREKQAEDAERKQREAEEAARVKREEEEEARRQKAEAEAEARFQAQEQAKKKEAAPRDDRRAPKGKKKGPDNRNDRRGGKISRNRGKNGRPISNKPNEHGFKEPTTQQVLEVSVPESITVADLAKKMNVKAAEVIKIMFGMGAMATINQVIDQDTATLVVEEMGHTPKPLQENAVEEALLESIQAQQGEAASRAPVVTVMGHVDHGKTSLLDYIRSSRVASGESGGITQHIGAYHVDTDNGMVTFLDTPGHAAFTAMRARGASVTDIVILVVAADDGVMPQTEEAVKHAKAAGVPLVVAVNKIDKEQADPDRVKNELAALDVIPEEWGGENQFVNVSAKTGQGIDELLDAVLLQAEILELTAVPNAPGQGVVVESRLDKGRGPVATVLVQNGTLRKGDIVLAGLHYGRIRAMLDENGKPIEEAGPAIPVEIQGLDGTPDAGDEFTMVSNEKKAREVALFRQGKYRDVKLARQQKSKLENLFANMQAGDVKTFNIVLKTDVRGSLEALTHALEDLSTDEVKVNIVSGGVGGIAETDANLAVTASALMVGFNVRADAQARQVLEREGIELRYYSVIYDIIDDVKQAMGGLLSPEYREEIVGIAEVRDVFKAPKIGAVAGCMVTEGTVFRNKRIRVLRENVVIYEGELESLRRFKDNVNEVRQGMECGIGVKNYNDVKVGDQIEVYDTVEVQRTL from the coding sequence ATGGCAGAAGTAACAGTTAAGCAACTTGCCGAAATGGTTGGTGTTTCCGTTGAGCGTTTGCTGGAGCAAATGCAGGAAGCTGGCATTTCAGGTAAGAATGAGACCGCTGAGGTTTCCGAGGGTGAGCGGCAGACACTGCTCACCCACCTCAAGCGGAGCCACGGTGAAGAGAACAGCGACGGTGAGCCGAAGAAGATCACCCTGAAGCGTAAGACAACCTCGACGCTGAAGGTTGCCGGTGCATCCGGTAAGAAGAAAACCGTCAATGTTGAAGTACGTAAAAAACGCACCTATGTGAAGCGCTCCGAAATGGATGGCGCTGAACAGACGGAAGCCGCAGCACTGGAAGCCCAGAAAGCTGAAGAGAGCCGTCTCGAAGAGGAGCGTCTGCAGCGCGAAGCAGAAGAGCAGGCGGTTAAAGACGCCGCTGAACAGGCGGAGCGTGAAGCTGCAGAAGCAGCGGACCGTGAAAAACAGGCTGAAGATGCTGAGCGTAAACAGCGCGAAGCGGAAGAAGCTGCACGGGTCAAGCGTGAAGAGGAAGAGGAAGCGCGTCGTCAGAAGGCGGAAGCTGAAGCGGAAGCTCGTTTCCAGGCTCAGGAGCAGGCGAAGAAGAAAGAAGCCGCTCCGCGCGATGATCGTCGTGCCCCTAAAGGTAAGAAAAAAGGCCCTGACAACCGTAATGACCGTCGTGGTGGCAAGATCAGCCGTAACCGCGGTAAGAACGGTAGACCGATCTCCAACAAACCAAACGAGCATGGCTTCAAGGAGCCAACCACTCAGCAGGTTCTGGAAGTCAGCGTTCCTGAGAGCATCACTGTAGCTGATCTGGCGAAGAAGATGAACGTCAAGGCGGCCGAGGTGATCAAGATCATGTTTGGTATGGGCGCCATGGCGACTATTAACCAGGTAATTGATCAGGATACTGCCACTCTGGTTGTTGAAGAGATGGGCCACACGCCGAAGCCGCTGCAGGAAAACGCAGTGGAAGAAGCGCTGCTGGAAAGCATTCAGGCACAGCAGGGTGAGGCTGCCAGCCGTGCGCCGGTTGTTACCGTAATGGGTCACGTAGACCATGGTAAGACGTCTCTGCTGGACTACATCCGTTCATCCCGTGTTGCTTCCGGCGAGTCCGGTGGTATTACCCAGCACATTGGTGCTTACCACGTAGATACCGATAACGGCATGGTGACCTTCCTGGATACACCGGGCCACGCAGCCTTCACCGCGATGCGTGCACGTGGTGCCTCGGTAACGGATATCGTTATTCTGGTGGTAGCAGCCGATGACGGCGTAATGCCGCAGACCGAAGAAGCGGTAAAACACGCCAAAGCGGCGGGTGTACCTCTGGTGGTAGCGGTCAACAAGATTGATAAAGAACAGGCTGATCCGGATCGTGTTAAGAATGAGCTGGCTGCCCTCGATGTCATCCCTGAAGAGTGGGGTGGTGAGAACCAGTTTGTTAACGTTTCTGCGAAAACCGGTCAGGGTATCGATGAGCTGCTGGACGCTGTTCTTCTGCAGGCTGAGATTCTTGAACTGACAGCAGTGCCAAACGCACCGGGTCAGGGCGTGGTTGTTGAATCCCGTCTTGATAAAGGTCGCGGTCCTGTGGCTACGGTTCTGGTACAGAACGGTACACTGCGTAAAGGTGACATCGTTCTGGCTGGTCTGCATTACGGTCGTATCCGTGCGATGCTGGATGAAAACGGTAAGCCAATCGAGGAAGCGGGTCCTGCAATCCCTGTTGAGATTCAGGGTCTGGACGGTACTCCGGATGCGGGTGATGAATTCACCATGGTATCCAATGAGAAGAAAGCCCGTGAAGTCGCTCTGTTCCGTCAGGGTAAATACCGTGATGTGAAACTGGCGCGTCAGCAGAAATCCAAGCTGGAAAACCTGTTTGCGAACATGCAGGCGGGCGATGTGAAGACATTCAACATCGTACTTAAAACCGACGTTCGTGGTTCTTTGGAAGCACTGACTCACGCACTGGAAGATCTGTCTACCGACGAAGTGAAGGTAAATATCGTTTCCGGTGGTGTAGGTGGTATCGCAGAAACCGATGCCAACCTGGCTGTGACCGCTTCGGCACTGATGGTCGGCTTTAATGTTCGTGCTGACGCTCAGGCGCGTCAGGTACTGGAACGTGAAGGTATTGAACTGCGTTACTACAGCGTTATCTACGACATCATCGATGACGTTAAACAGGCGATGGGCGGTCTGCTCTCTCCTGAATACCGTGAAGAGATCGTGGGTATTGCCGAAGTACGTGATGTCTTCAAGGCGCCTAAGATTGGTGCGGTGGCCGGCTGTATGGTTACAGAGGGTACCGTATTCCGTAATAAGCGTATCCGTGTTCTGCGTGAAAACGTGGTTATCTATGAAGGTGAGCTGGAATCCCTGCGCCGCTTCAAAGATAACGTTAACGAAGTCCGTCAGGGTATGGAATGTGGTATCGGCGTTAAGAACTACAATGATGTTAAAGTCGGCGACCAGATTGAGGTTTACGACACAGTTGAAGTTCAGCGCACACTTTAA